In Denitratisoma sp. DHT3, one DNA window encodes the following:
- the ptsP gene encoding phosphoenolpyruvate--protein phosphotransferase, which yields MSFSIFGLAISSGIAIGRAHLVSHATLEVAQYQLRERDVEAEVARLEAAFAAVSGELDALREEAAQPGTPAEIEAFVDLHAMILADPMLAEEPKILIRERRCNAEWALVQQMRLLAAQFDEIDDAYLRERKQDIVQVVERVVKVLMGKPRKLARRIRDEDLIIVAHDLSPADTIQFKNLRIGGFITDLGGATSHTAIVARSLKIPAVVGMHHARPLIQDDDLLIVDGSRGVLIVDPDERVLAEYRIRKSALELERSKLKRLTTARANTLDEVEISLQANIELPQDIDQVKTVGADGVGLFRTEFLFMNRDELPDEDEQFEAYRSVAKALAGKPVTIRTLDIGADKTSRALRGSDRPTPNPALGLRAIRYCLAEPQTFLAQLRAILRASAYGRVRLLIPMLVHVKEIEQTLALVEYAKAQLRQARLKFDEGIEIGGMIEVPAAALSVGLFLKRLDFLSIGTNDLIQYTLAIDRADETVAHLYDPLHPAVLRLIAQTIQAGERAGRPVSVCGEMAGEPAMTRLLLGMGLRFFSMHPAQLLEVKQQVVMADTQLLAVKVNRLLRADDPERIRELLARLSEI from the coding sequence ATGAGTTTTTCGATTTTCGGCCTGGCGATATCGTCAGGCATCGCCATTGGCCGCGCCCATCTGGTGTCCCACGCGACCTTGGAAGTGGCCCAGTACCAGCTCCGGGAACGCGATGTGGAAGCCGAGGTGGCCCGCCTCGAGGCGGCGTTCGCCGCCGTCTCGGGAGAACTGGACGCCCTGCGCGAAGAGGCGGCCCAGCCTGGCACGCCCGCCGAGATCGAGGCCTTCGTCGATCTGCATGCGATGATCCTCGCCGACCCGATGCTGGCCGAGGAACCCAAGATCCTGATCCGCGAGCGGCGCTGCAATGCGGAGTGGGCGCTGGTGCAGCAGATGCGGCTGCTGGCGGCCCAGTTCGACGAGATCGACGACGCCTATCTGCGGGAACGCAAGCAGGACATCGTGCAGGTCGTGGAGCGGGTGGTGAAGGTGCTGATGGGCAAGCCGCGCAAGCTCGCCCGCCGCATTCGGGACGAGGACCTGATTATCGTCGCCCACGATCTCTCGCCCGCCGACACCATCCAGTTCAAGAATCTGCGCATCGGCGGGTTCATCACCGATCTGGGCGGCGCCACCTCCCATACCGCCATCGTCGCCCGCAGCCTGAAGATCCCGGCGGTGGTGGGAATGCATCATGCCCGCCCGCTGATCCAGGACGATGATCTGCTGATCGTCGACGGCAGCCGCGGCGTGCTGATCGTCGATCCGGACGAGCGGGTGCTGGCGGAATACCGGATCCGCAAGAGCGCGCTGGAGCTGGAGCGCAGCAAGCTGAAGCGCCTGACCACGGCGCGGGCCAATACCCTGGACGAGGTGGAGATTTCCCTCCAGGCCAATATCGAGCTGCCGCAGGACATTGACCAGGTGAAGACGGTGGGGGCCGACGGCGTCGGCCTGTTCCGCACCGAGTTCCTGTTCATGAACCGCGACGAACTGCCCGACGAGGACGAGCAGTTCGAGGCCTATCGCAGCGTGGCCAAGGCGCTGGCGGGCAAGCCGGTGACCATCCGCACCCTGGACATCGGCGCCGACAAGACGTCCCGCGCCCTGCGCGGCAGCGACCGGCCGACGCCCAATCCGGCCCTGGGCCTGCGCGCCATTCGCTACTGCCTGGCCGAACCGCAGACGTTCCTCGCCCAGTTGCGCGCGATCCTGCGCGCTTCCGCCTACGGCCGAGTGCGCCTGCTGATCCCGATGCTGGTTCACGTCAAGGAGATCGAGCAGACCCTGGCCCTCGTGGAATACGCCAAGGCCCAGTTGCGCCAGGCCCGGCTCAAGTTCGACGAGGGCATCGAGATCGGCGGCATGATCGAGGTGCCGGCCGCCGCCCTGTCCGTCGGCCTGTTTCTCAAGCGCCTGGATTTCCTGTCGATCGGCACCAATGACCTGATCCAGTACACCCTGGCCATCGATCGCGCCGACGAGACCGTCGCCCATCTTTATGATCCCTTGCATCCGGCGGTGTTGCGCCTGATCGCCCAGACCATTCAGGCGGGCGAGCGGGCGGGGCGGCCGGTCTCCGTGTGCGGGGAAATGGCGGGCGAGCCGGCCATGACCCGGCTGCTGCTGGGCATGGGGCTCCGCTTCTTCTCGATGCACCCCGCGCAGTTGCTGGAGGTGAAGCAGCAGGTGGTGATGGCCGACACCCAGCTCCTGGCCGTCAAGGTGAACCGGCTGCTGCGCGCCGACGATCCGGAGCGCATCCGGGAATTGCTGGCGCGCTTGAGCGAAATCTGA
- a CDS encoding HPr family phosphocarrier protein yields MPRAEAEIVNKLGLHARASAKLTQLAGSFPCEVWMERNGRRINAKSIMGVMMLAAGKGSTVMVDCEGERAEEAMTAILALIAERFGESE; encoded by the coding sequence GTGCCGAGAGCAGAAGCGGAAATCGTGAACAAGCTGGGGCTTCATGCCCGCGCTTCGGCCAAGCTCACGCAGCTGGCGGGCAGCTTCCCCTGCGAGGTATGGATGGAGCGCAATGGTCGTCGCATCAACGCCAAGAGCATCATGGGGGTGATGATGCTGGCGGCGGGCAAGGGTTCCACCGTGATGGTGGATTGCGAGGGGGAGCGCGCCGAGGAGGCGATGACGGCCATCCTGGCCCTGATCGCCGAGCGCTTCGGCGAATCCGAATAA